One genomic segment of Zymoseptoria tritici IPO323 chromosome 5, whole genome shotgun sequence includes these proteins:
- a CDS encoding cytochrome c, producing MGKDSYSPGDPKKGANLFKTRCAQCHNLKEGEPNKIGPNLHGLFGRQTGQVEGFSYTDANKQKAITWEENTLFEYLENPKKYIPGTKMAFGGLKKAKDRNDLIKYLQDETK from the exons ATGGGCAAAGACAGCTACTCACCAG GTGACCCAAAGAAGGGTGCCAACCTCTTCAAG ACAAGATGCGCCCAGTGCCACAACCTGAAGGAGGGCGAGCCCAACAAGATCGGCCCTAACCTTCACGGCCTCTTCGGTCGCCAGACCGGCCAGGTCGAGGGTTTCTCATACACCGATGCGAACAAGCAAAAGGCCATCACATGGGAGGAGAACACTCTC TTCGAATACCTCGAGAACCCAAAGAAGTACATTCCCGGCACCAAGATGGCTTTCGGTGGACtcaagaaggccaaggaCCGGAACGATTTGATCAAATACCTCCAGGACGAGACCAAGTAG